Proteins from one Ketobacter alkanivorans genomic window:
- the ilvA gene encoding threonine ammonia-lyase, biosynthetic produces MPIRTIKKILQSRVYDVAVETPIDRARGLSRRLNNNVLLKREDLQPVFSFKIRGAYNKIANLNDEEKARGVICASAGNHAQGVALASARLGIKSVIVMPQTTPEIKVNSVRTLGGKVVLHGDAYDQAAAHAKMLMEKHDYTFVHPFDDPDVIAGQGTVGMEILRQHTGDIEAVFVPVGGGGLIAGVACYLKYLRPDIKVIGVEPVDSNCLQAAMAAGRRVVLPEVGLFADGVAVKQIGKETFRLARKYVDEVITVTTDEMCAAIKDLFDDTRSINEPAGALAVAGLKKYVERERCEGANLMAICSGANVNFDRLRHIAERAEIGEQREAVLAVTIPETPGSFRRFCQALGKRSITEFNYRYACQEAAHVFVGVQTLGQQEREAICADLVDQGYKVQDFSLNEMAKLHIRHMVGGRGPSAGAEFSLEDEVLYRFEFPERPGALMEFLSKLGQNWNISLFHYRNHGAAFGRILVGMQVPKQERSKLKRYIQQLEYRHWNESENPAYHLFLK; encoded by the coding sequence ATGCCGATCCGCACCATCAAGAAGATCCTGCAGTCCCGCGTATACGACGTGGCCGTGGAAACCCCCATCGACCGCGCTCGCGGGCTGTCTCGCCGTCTCAATAACAACGTTTTGCTCAAACGTGAAGATCTGCAGCCGGTGTTCTCTTTCAAAATTCGCGGAGCCTACAACAAAATTGCCAACCTCAACGATGAGGAAAAGGCCCGTGGCGTGATCTGCGCCTCGGCAGGCAACCATGCCCAGGGTGTGGCGCTGGCGTCAGCCCGGTTGGGCATCAAGTCCGTTATCGTAATGCCCCAGACCACGCCCGAAATCAAGGTCAACTCCGTGCGCACCCTGGGAGGCAAGGTGGTGTTGCACGGTGATGCTTATGATCAGGCCGCCGCCCACGCCAAAATGCTGATGGAAAAGCACGATTACACCTTTGTGCATCCGTTTGATGACCCCGATGTGATTGCCGGGCAGGGCACCGTGGGTATGGAAATTCTGCGCCAGCACACGGGCGATATCGAGGCGGTGTTCGTGCCAGTGGGCGGCGGTGGTCTGATTGCCGGCGTTGCCTGTTATCTTAAATACTTGCGCCCTGACATTAAGGTCATCGGCGTGGAACCGGTGGATTCCAATTGTCTGCAAGCGGCTATGGCCGCCGGGCGGCGGGTGGTGTTGCCAGAAGTAGGCTTGTTTGCTGACGGTGTAGCAGTAAAACAGATCGGCAAGGAAACGTTCCGGTTGGCACGCAAATATGTCGATGAAGTGATCACGGTGACCACCGACGAAATGTGCGCGGCCATTAAAGATCTGTTCGATGACACACGTTCTATTAATGAGCCCGCAGGTGCATTGGCGGTGGCGGGTTTGAAAAAGTACGTCGAGCGGGAGCGGTGCGAAGGCGCAAATTTGATGGCCATATGCAGCGGTGCCAATGTTAATTTTGATCGCTTGCGCCACATCGCCGAGCGGGCCGAAATTGGAGAGCAGCGTGAAGCGGTTCTGGCGGTGACCATTCCCGAAACACCCGGCAGCTTTCGCCGTTTCTGTCAGGCTTTGGGCAAGCGTTCGATCACTGAATTCAATTACCGTTATGCCTGCCAGGAAGCCGCCCATGTGTTTGTGGGGGTGCAGACCCTGGGCCAGCAAGAACGTGAAGCGATTTGTGCGGATTTGGTTGATCAGGGTTATAAAGTGCAGGACTTTTCATTGAATGAAATGGCCAAGTTGCACATCAGGCATATGGTGGGTGGCCGCGGGCCGTCAGCAGGTGCGGAATTCAGCCTGGAAGATGAGGTGCTGTACCGTTTTGAGTTTCCTGAGCGCCCTGGTGCGTTGATGGAATTTCTCAGCAAACTGGGCCAAAACTGGAACATCAGCCTGTTTCATTATCGTAATCACGGTGCGGCGTTTGGGCGCATTTTGGTGGGTATGCAAGTACCAAAACAGGAGCGCTCCAAGTTGAAGCGTTACATCCAGCAGCTGGAATATCGCCACTGGAATGAAAGTGAAAACCCGGCCTACCACTTATTCTTAAAATAA
- a CDS encoding 5-formyltetrahydrofolate cyclo-ligase, whose product MTLELPNTSTPAKNQIRKALRQQRRSLSPHQQKHASMGLCRQLSLLPEFIFGQRIAAYIPNDGEIDPQPLLELAWRLGKQIYLPVLHPFSTGRLLFMAHHPHQVLAKNRFGIPEPLCDQDSHCPVWTLDLVLTPLVGFDENGNRMGMGGGFYDRTFAFLNDNSKPRKPRMIGVAHECQKVDTLPNERWDIMMNKIVTDKDIYSAR is encoded by the coding sequence GTGACCTTGGAACTGCCCAATACCAGCACCCCGGCCAAAAATCAGATCCGCAAAGCACTGCGCCAGCAGCGCCGCAGCCTCAGCCCACACCAGCAGAAACACGCCTCGATGGGCCTGTGTCGCCAACTGAGCCTGCTGCCCGAATTCATCTTTGGTCAGCGAATCGCCGCCTATATACCCAACGATGGCGAAATTGACCCACAACCCCTGCTGGAACTGGCCTGGCGGCTGGGCAAGCAGATCTACCTGCCGGTACTGCACCCGTTTTCAACAGGCCGCCTGTTATTCATGGCCCATCACCCCCATCAGGTATTGGCAAAAAATCGCTTTGGCATTCCAGAGCCCCTTTGCGATCAGGATTCCCACTGCCCGGTGTGGACCCTGGATTTGGTATTAACGCCCCTGGTGGGGTTTGACGAAAACGGGAACCGTATGGGCATGGGCGGCGGCTTTTACGACAGAACGTTCGCGTTTCTGAATGACAACAGCAAACCCCGCAAGCCCCGCATGATCGGGGTTGCGCACGAATGCCAGAAAGTAGACACCCTGCCCAATGAGCGCTGGGATATTATGATGAACAAGATTGTTACGGATAAGGATATTTACAGCGCCCGGTAG
- a CDS encoding cell division protein ZapA: MSDPLHTLHVNILDRDYGVSCPPSEVDELKNSARLLDERMREIRRSGKIVGVDRIAVMAALNIAHELIKAQSELANYDRITEKQLAKLNDKIERALASARQLDL, translated from the coding sequence ATGAGCGACCCACTACATACCTTGCACGTCAACATCCTGGATCGGGACTACGGCGTAAGCTGCCCTCCCAGCGAGGTGGACGAGCTGAAAAACTCCGCCCGCCTGCTAGACGAACGCATGCGCGAAATCCGCCGTTCCGGCAAGATCGTCGGGGTGGATCGCATTGCGGTGATGGCGGCCCTGAATATTGCCCACGAGCTGATCAAGGCCCAGTCCGAGCTGGCCAACTACGACCGCATCACCGAGAAGCAGCTGGCCAAGCTTAATGACAAAATCGAGCGCGCACTGGCGTCGGCCCGGCAGCTGGATCTGTAA
- a CDS encoding TIGR02449 family protein, whose translation MNKVEQLFKNLESRVDEFIDLCDEYKRHNRSLKSRESQLAEERANLMKKNDMARAKVEAMISRLKALEQDS comes from the coding sequence ATGAACAAAGTTGAGCAGCTTTTCAAAAACCTTGAATCCCGCGTTGACGAATTCATCGATCTTTGCGACGAATACAAACGCCATAACCGATCGCTGAAATCCCGCGAAAGCCAGCTGGCGGAAGAGCGTGCCAACCTGATGAAGAAAAACGACATGGCACGAGCCAAGGTCGAAGCGATGATTTCGCGCCTGAAAGCGCTGGAGCAGGATTCATGA
- a CDS encoding UPF0149 family protein, whose translation MSSQSEDILDFYELEAELQKIEALATPSEAHGILCGQLSAGFKSDQMVWLKEYLPNLGVKGEPWENTRDWFFQLHKFTLEELVDDQFNFMPLLPDDEDPLDARLGALAEWCSGFLAGFGGAGARKPEEFTEDALTALRDIQQISQVDPEIDEEEDGEAAYFEVLEYVRMAALMIFTEFALDRDSVVPPGATIH comes from the coding sequence ATGTCCTCGCAATCTGAAGATATTCTGGATTTCTACGAGTTGGAAGCAGAACTGCAAAAAATCGAGGCGCTGGCGACGCCGTCGGAGGCCCATGGCATCCTTTGTGGTCAACTCAGTGCCGGTTTCAAGTCTGATCAGATGGTCTGGCTGAAAGAATACCTGCCCAACTTGGGGGTGAAGGGTGAGCCCTGGGAGAATACCCGCGACTGGTTCTTCCAATTGCACAAATTCACGCTGGAGGAGCTGGTAGACGATCAGTTCAACTTTATGCCTTTGCTGCCGGATGACGAAGACCCGCTGGATGCCCGGTTGGGTGCTCTGGCGGAGTGGTGTTCCGGGTTTTTGGCCGGTTTTGGCGGCGCTGGAGCCCGCAAGCCCGAGGAGTTCACCGAGGATGCCCTCACTGCGTTACGGGATATCCAGCAAATCAGTCAGGTGGACCCTGAAATCGATGAAGAGGAAGACGGCGAGGCGGCCTATTTTGAGGTGCTGGAATACGTGCGCATGGCTGCCCTGATGATCTTCACTGAATTTGCCCTCGACCGCGACAGCGTTGTACCCCCCGGTGCGACTATTC